ACTTGCGCTGGACTAAGCCCAAGCTCATCTTTGAGAAAAAAGCTTACAGCCAAACGCGCCAACCCTAAGATTCCCTGCACCATATACACCATTAATATGGCGATTAACTCAGGAGTCGGTTCGTGACCAAAAAAAACTTTTTTTACCGTAGAATCCTTTATCTCGGATAAGCGATCAGCTAGAACTACCATTGATAAAGATTTTTTAAGAAATATCAATCTTTATTATGATAACTGCCCTTGATTGTAATAATACCTACCATCGGTCGAGGTTCTAATACAGTTGCCATCCTTCAGGCTTAGACCATTAGAGGCACTCTGCCAGCAAAGCAAAGTAATTATTATCTGGACTTGAACCATCTGGTTGCTGCCCTAGTTTTCCTAAATGTTAAAAAATCAAGATTATGTCAATGCGATCGCACCCACTTAAATTGATTTAATCATCCTTGAAATAACTCAGAAACGATATAAACCTTTACACTCAAATTACTATTAATGTGGTAAGTAAAATTTTGAGGAAATTAGTCAATAATTATCCCGATCTCAGCTAATTTAGTTAGTGTATTAAAGATACATCTGTAGACAGCTTGTAATTTTACTCGCTCAACATAATATTTAGCTTTGTCAAAATTTTTAACTTAATTTAGTAATAAATTTGGTAGTCTAAATAGGCATGATTAATATTGATAAAATTTAATCTACTCATTGATAATTAAGGAGGCATATAAATGATTCAAAAAATCCTGATCGCCGTAGCTGGATTGGGCAAATGTGAAGAAATGTTAAAAATGTTGATGGAAATCCCATCCATCAAACAAGCAAATGTCACCGTATTACACGTTGTCCCTCCTCAAGTGACAGCCGACGCGATGTCTGCCAAGTTAGAAGAGGGCGGAAAAATTCTCGCTTCAGCAATCCAAAACTTGAACCTAGACCCCAGCAGAGTCAACGCTAGACTCAAACAGGGAGATCCTAAAGATACAGTTTGTCAAGTTGCTGATGAAGAAGGTTCTGATTTAATCATTATGGGTTCACGCGGGCTAAAGCGCCTGGAATCAATTTTAGAGAATTCCGTCAGCCAGTATGTATTTCAGTTAACTTCTCGCCCCATGTTGTTAGTCAAAGACGATGTGTACGTCAAAAGAATTAACCGCATCATGGTACCGATAGATAAATCTAATACCGCTAAAAGCGCCCTTGGGCAAGCACTTTCCTTACTGCGAGATATTAAAGGAGGACAACTTCTACTGGTACACGTTAACCCTGACAAGAAAAAAGCTCAGGAAACATCAACAAGCAATGCCGAACAAGATCCAGTTCTAGCACCAGCAATAGCAGAAGCAAAAAAACAGGGAGTTGCTTACCGTTGTATTACCAGTAGCGGCAATCCTGCTGAAGAAATTTGCCGATTGGCAGAAGAATTAAACGTTGATTTATTAGTGCTTGGTTCCCCAGAGCGCCGTCCATCCATTGCTCAAAGCTTACCTGACTTAGATCGTCTACTAGGAAGATCTATATCAGATTATGTCAGGGTTTATGCTAACTGTCCTGTACTGTTAGCACGCACACAAGTGTAAAAGTTAATGGATGGTGATTGGTCATTGGTCATCGGTCATCGGTCATTGGTCATTGATAATTGTTAATTGATCAAAACGCCCCCACCATAGCAGTTAAAGCTTTGATGGGGGCGTTTTGGGGTAAATCAAACTATCAAGAATTTTTGTTGCTTTCGCGGCTAGCAGTTTGAATGTACAAAATTACTAGGAATAAAGCAGGAACTAGCACAAACAAAAGACTGGCAACAAAGCCTAGATCATTAACTTGCATTTGCCTAATGTCTCTAATTTATTTAACTTTAACACTCACTAGCATACCATTCATTATCCTTTTGAAACTTCCCCTCATTGTTGGAATTTCTATGGCTTGCTACAGGGGCGAGTAAAAAAGTCTTTGTACTGGCAGGGCTGAGACTTAAAAAGGTTTACGCTCAACCAGTTACCAGTAAACAATTATCAGGTGTACGGCGGGGACACGAAACCCAAATTATCCCACTGATAGCTTAATAAATTTTATTAAGGCTTGGTTTTTACACTTATAGCCCCATGCACAATAGCTTGACAGGCTAACCTGTAGTTCTCAGGCTTTTTCTTAAGTTTACGATTTTCAAATTCAGTACGAGGCGAAAGATTTTCTAATCCTTCTACGATCTCGACAATGCAGGTGCCACATTGACCGTAGCCCCCACAATTCATCAATTTTCCCTTAAATGTATAGAGATCAATACCGTTTTGTAACATTTTCTCTCTTAAGTTTGCTCCATCAGCAACGATTGCTTCCTTATTTTCTTTAACAAATTTGATGCTAGTCATCCCCGTTCCTGCTTTTAATTAGTCTTATTAAGAATTATTAATAATTTTTACAAATATGGCAAAGTTATATTTGCAATTTTTCAGTCAGTTTTTTCCACCAATGACCAATAACCGCCAAAAAGCACAATTTTCGACCGTGAGCAAAGATTTTCTAGCTGACTGCTCATAGCTAATCGCTAACTGCCCTATCTAACGAGTAATAGAAAGAGTATTGGTAGAGAAATTGCTAATAGCGCGTTGCAGAGATGCCAAGCCACGATTGTAGTCGATAATTGCCCGTAGTCGGTTGCCTCTAGCGCGACTTAACTCAGTTTGGGCGTTGATTACATCGGTTTGAGTACCTACGCCTGCATTAAAGCGCAAACGAGCCAGTTCTAAGCTTTTTGTTGCTTGATCTAAAGCCACAGAAGCTGTTTGAATATTTTCCCTACTAGAATTTAAGTTGAAAAAACCCTGCTCTACCTGCAAACGGACTTGATTGCTGACATCAGCAAAAGACGTTTCTGCGATCGCCTGATTAATTCTCTCCTGTTGCGCTCTAGCTCTAGCTGCCCCTCCATCAAAAAAATTCCAACTTACCCTTGCTCCCAAGTTATAACCATCAGCAAAGCCTAAATTATCGCTCAACACATCTAAAATATTGTAGTTAGCAAATAAATTTACTTGTGGTCTGATATCAGCTAGGGCAATTCTTTCCTGCTGTTGACTGATAGTGCGCCGTGCCAACTGCTGCTCTAACTCGGCGCGATTTTTGAGTGCCAGGACAATACTTTGCTCTAACGAAAGATTCCAAGAACCTGAAACTGCAACGGGATCTGCGGCTGTCACTTCCACCGTAGAAGACAAACTTAATAATTGCACTAATTGACGGCGAGCAAGGCTTTGTTGATTTCTAGCTCTGACTAATTCTTGATTAGCGTTAGCAAGTTCTACTTGCGCCCTGAGAACATCAAATTGAGTACCCAACCCAGCCCTTTCCAATAACTGAGCATCACGGAGACTTCTTTGAGCATCTCTGACAGAAGCTTCAGCAATATTTACTTGTTCATCTGCCTGTTGCAGATCATAGTAAGCATTGCTGACATCTAAACTCAGTTGTTCAGACTGGCGTTGTACATCTAACTGATTGAAACGTACTTGCTCCTGTGCTGCCGTAATACGTGCAGAACGTCGTCCTGAGTTAAAAAGATCATAATTTAGCTGCAATGCGCCGTTGAAGGTATTTGATGCTGTATTTTCACTACGCGATTGTTCTGGTTGTTGTCTACGTGCTAGCTCAGAGTTAGCCGAATTTGAGCGAGTCAAGTCTCCTTGAAATCCTATAGTAGGATATTCAGCCGCGATCGCTTCTCTTACAGCCGCTTGACTACGCTCTAATGTCAAAATTGTAGTTTGTAATGTCCGGTTATTACGCTGTGCTAGCTCAATTGCTTGTTGTAGAGTAATGGGCTGGACTTGATTAATCCGAACTTGTTCGGGTTCTGTAGGCAATTGCAGACGATTGGGATTGGGATTAAGAAAATCAGGAACGGAGATGCTGCCATTCTGTATTAATGGCTGGTTACTACCAGATGGAACCCTTGGGAGTTGAGTTGAAGAGGGGATTTGTGCGATCGGCAGTTTCACGATACTGCTGTCCTGCCTACTCTGTGTTAATAGCGGCTTACTACCTGATGAACTTTTTAGGGGTTGAATTTGGGATGGTATTTGTGCGATCGCCACTTTTGTATAGCTCAGAGTGCCGATCGTACCTACACCCATAGCTAAAAAACTTGTGCCGAGTGCAGTTAAAGAATGAAGCTTTGGGATTGAATTGTTGTTCATACTAAGTTGCGTTTTCATCAAAGTGTGTGTAGGGGATGAATGTCAAATTACCACTACGCCATTTCTCCCAAAATGGAAGTGAAAAGATATGCAATAGTAATTGTGGTTTTGCAATGCAAAATAGGCTTTTTGCAAAAAATTTTATTTAAGTTTTTTTTAGAACGCAGATGAACATAGATAAACGCAGATGTTAGCGTGTTCAGGCGCGATAGCGCTAAGAAGTGCGCGTATGCGCTAGCCTCGCGAAGCGATAGCACATACGCAGATATACACGAATATCTGAGCTACTTTGGCAATAAATCTAACTAAACATTCAGTAAAAAACTTACACAACAAATTAATCATAATTATTTTTAAAAGCTAGTAATTACTCCTGCGCCCCTGCATTGCAGATTATACGGTTAAATTGCTTCTCTGCAAGTGTTTATCAACTCTTCTATCCCACTGACAGGCAAAATTTTTGTTTTGAGTTGAGTAGCAAGTTCTACAACTGTCATATCATCTAAAAATTTAGCTTCATCATGTTTTAGCATTACAGAAGGAAGTAATATAGCATCTCCTAAATCTTTTCCTTGCAACTTGGACAGTAAATCTTGACCTGTTAACAAGCCAGTAACAGTGATATCTCTCCCCCAATAATCGCTATTTAATGCCGCAAGATTTACTTCTAAACCATCAACCTGATTTAATTGTTGCACAAGCGGTTGAAAAGCTTTTTCTACTGCGTTACCAACTACCCAAGTAAATCTTCTGGGTGGGGTAACTTGTGAAGGTAACTTGGCTTTAGCTGTTTCCTGAAATTCTTTGAGGAAACGACGAATGGAACCAACACCGTTACCTAATTGGGGATAATCTTCGTAATGAGAGGTAGGCGGTAACTCTTGACCAGCAATTAAAAACCACTCATCAGCTATCCATGCGAAAGTTGTACCAAAAGTCTTGCGGAATTTATTTTGCAGAGAAGTTACTTGATTAATTACTTCTGCGGCTTTCTCTGGCGTTACTGGCGTTAGTTCATCTGCTTGAGGACGAAAACGGGTTAAACCGACAGGGACAACTGCTACAGAAGCAACTGCGGGTACTTCACCTTTGTAAAATGAGGCTAAATCTAACAATGTCCTCTCTAAATGTACGCCATCGTTAATCTCAGGACAGACAACGACTTGGGCGTGAATTTGCAAACGCCGCTTTTGAAACCAGCGCAACTGATCTAAAATTTGCCCTGCGCGAGGATTTTTGAGTAGACGACTGCGTATTTCTGCTTCTGTAGCATGAACAGATACATATAAGGGAGACAGTCGCATCTGTTCAATTCTGTCCCATTCCTTTTTAGTAAGATTCGTTAGGGTAAGATAACTACCGTAAAGAAAGCTGAGGCGGTAATCATCATCTTTGTAGTATAAAGATTGCCGTTTCCCAGGTGGTTGCTGGTCAATAAAGCAGAAAGGACAACGGTTATTGCATTGAATTAAGCCGTCAAATAAGGCAGTTTCAAACTCTAAGCCTAAATCTTCGTCATAGTCTTTTTCGATTTCGATTTCATGGGTTTTACCAGTACCATCTATTACTTCTAATTCCAAGACTTCATCAGCACAGAAGAATTGGTAGTCGATCAAGTCGCGGGGATGTTGACCATTAATAGAAACGATGCGATCGCCTACTTCAAACCCTACCTCATCAGCAATCGTGTTGGGAATAACTTTTGTAATTAATGCGGGACGAATAGAAACTTCACTCATTGCAACTAAATAGGGAGGATGCTATATCCATCTCTATTTTAAGCCTGACTCAGCCTGGATCTGGCTGTTCTGGTGAAGTCATATTTATTAAAGTCGTCGCATTTCCTGCGCCGTAATACCTGACGCTGTACCGTTGGCGTATTTGCTGTATTGGGGAATGTAGAAATCGGGGGACTTTTTGATTGATATAACAGAATCACGCATACTCATCGCTGTCCACCATTGTTGCAGGCGATCGCACTCAGGTGGTAGAAAAAATTCACGGTAATGCTCAACCACACACCAACGCTCAAACCAAGGATACAACGATAGATCAACTAAGCTGAAAGATTTACCAAACCAATAACTGCCATCGGTAGATAATTTACTTATACCTTCTTGTTCCATAAACAATAGATGATTTTTTAACTCTTGCGCCCAATGCTGTTGTTGAGCTACATCTTGGTTTAGCAAGATTTTATAGAATGCAGGCAACAATTTATTATTAAAGAAATCGATCCAAATCCGAGCGATCGCTCTTTGTCCTGGTATTGTGGGCATTAATGGCGGTTCAGGGAATACTTCATCTAGATATTCATTAATAATTGATGATTCCCATATACAATCATTGCCATGTTTAATTACTGGCACTTTGCTATATGGTGAAATATTTTTGAACCAATCTGGCTTATTGTTTAAATCAATTTCGATAACTTTAAATTTTATCCCCTTTTCTAGCAGTGCTAACCTCGTGCGATGAGCGTAAGGGCAAGCTGCCGCACTGTAAATTTCAATTTCAGCCATTTTAAAACTTGCTTAATCTGTTGCTACTTCTTAAGTTGATGCTAAATCAACACTCTTTGATAATACCCAGGGCTAATTCGCTATCCTAAACACCAATAAAGGAGGATCTTAGATGAATTTTTACGACAAATTGAATGGTGCGATCGCACGTAATCAAAGTTTACTATTTGTAGGACTTGATCCCAATGTGGAGATGCTGCCGACTCGCTATTATCCCCCAGAAGACATAGACAGCATTATTAATAGTTTGTGGGACTGGCTGCAATTCATCATCTCCCAAACGGCTGATCAAGTATGTGCCTATAAACCTACTCTTGGCTTTTATCAATCATTGGGAATTCAGGGATTAGAACTCTTACAACTTACCTTAGCCGCTATTCCTGCCGACATTCCAATTATTTTAGATGCCAAACACAGCGACCTCAACACCAGTACTATCTTTGCTAAAACTGTATTTGAACAATGGCAAGTTGATGCGATTACTGTCAATCCTTATGCAGGGCAAGATCATGTAGCACCATTTTTGGTTTATCCAGACAAAGCAGTATTCGTTCTTTGCCGTACATCTAACCCCGCAGCAATAGCTTTACAAGAGTATCCCACAACTGAATCGCCTGTTTATTTGCAAGTAGTAAAAGAATCAAAAAATTGGGCTACTCCAGAACAGTTAGGTTTAGAAGTAGGAA
The sequence above is a segment of the Oculatellaceae cyanobacterium genome. Coding sequences within it:
- a CDS encoding universal stress protein; translation: MIQKILIAVAGLGKCEEMLKMLMEIPSIKQANVTVLHVVPPQVTADAMSAKLEEGGKILASAIQNLNLDPSRVNARLKQGDPKDTVCQVADEEGSDLIIMGSRGLKRLESILENSVSQYVFQLTSRPMLLVKDDVYVKRINRIMVPIDKSNTAKSALGQALSLLRDIKGGQLLLVHVNPDKKKAQETSTSNAEQDPVLAPAIAEAKKQGVAYRCITSSGNPAEEICRLAEELNVDLLVLGSPERRPSIAQSLPDLDRLLGRSISDYVRVYANCPVLLARTQV
- the psbM gene encoding photosystem II reaction center protein PsbM, translated to MQVNDLGFVASLLFVLVPALFLVILYIQTASRESNKNS
- a CDS encoding 2Fe-2S iron-sulfur cluster-binding protein — translated: MTSIKFVKENKEAIVADGANLREKMLQNGIDLYTFKGKLMNCGGYGQCGTCIVEIVEGLENLSPRTEFENRKLKKKPENYRLACQAIVHGAISVKTKP
- a CDS encoding TolC family protein → MNNNSIPKLHSLTALGTSFLAMGVGTIGTLSYTKVAIAQIPSQIQPLKSSSGSKPLLTQSRQDSSIVKLPIAQIPSSTQLPRVPSGSNQPLIQNGSISVPDFLNPNPNRLQLPTEPEQVRINQVQPITLQQAIELAQRNNRTLQTTILTLERSQAAVREAIAAEYPTIGFQGDLTRSNSANSELARRQQPEQSRSENTASNTFNGALQLNYDLFNSGRRSARITAAQEQVRFNQLDVQRQSEQLSLDVSNAYYDLQQADEQVNIAEASVRDAQRSLRDAQLLERAGLGTQFDVLRAQVELANANQELVRARNQQSLARRQLVQLLSLSSTVEVTAADPVAVSGSWNLSLEQSIVLALKNRAELEQQLARRTISQQQERIALADIRPQVNLFANYNILDVLSDNLGFADGYNLGARVSWNFFDGGAARARAQQERINQAIAETSFADVSNQVRLQVEQGFFNLNSSRENIQTASVALDQATKSLELARLRFNAGVGTQTDVINAQTELSRARGNRLRAIIDYNRGLASLQRAISNFSTNTLSITR
- a CDS encoding TIGR03279 family radical SAM protein — encoded protein: MSEVSIRPALITKVIPNTIADEVGFEVGDRIVSINGQHPRDLIDYQFFCADEVLELEVIDGTGKTHEIEIEKDYDEDLGLEFETALFDGLIQCNNRCPFCFIDQQPPGKRQSLYYKDDDYRLSFLYGSYLTLTNLTKKEWDRIEQMRLSPLYVSVHATEAEIRSRLLKNPRAGQILDQLRWFQKRRLQIHAQVVVCPEINDGVHLERTLLDLASFYKGEVPAVASVAVVPVGLTRFRPQADELTPVTPEKAAEVINQVTSLQNKFRKTFGTTFAWIADEWFLIAGQELPPTSHYEDYPQLGNGVGSIRRFLKEFQETAKAKLPSQVTPPRRFTWVVGNAVEKAFQPLVQQLNQVDGLEVNLAALNSDYWGRDITVTGLLTGQDLLSKLQGKDLGDAILLPSVMLKHDEAKFLDDMTVVELATQLKTKILPVSGIEELINTCREAI
- a CDS encoding glutathione S-transferase family protein, producing MAEIEIYSAAACPYAHRTRLALLEKGIKFKVIEIDLNNKPDWFKNISPYSKVPVIKHGNDCIWESSIINEYLDEVFPEPPLMPTIPGQRAIARIWIDFFNNKLLPAFYKILLNQDVAQQQHWAQELKNHLLFMEQEGISKLSTDGSYWFGKSFSLVDLSLYPWFERWCVVEHYREFFLPPECDRLQQWWTAMSMRDSVISIKKSPDFYIPQYSKYANGTASGITAQEMRRL